In Saccharothrix syringae, the following are encoded in one genomic region:
- a CDS encoding MbtH family protein, translating into MTNPFDDPEGSFHVLVNDEEQHSLWPSFAEVPAGWTSRFGPDTREACLAYVEEHWTDLRPLGLRG; encoded by the coding sequence GTGACCAACCCCTTCGACGACCCCGAGGGCAGCTTCCACGTCCTGGTCAACGACGAGGAGCAGCACTCGCTGTGGCCGTCGTTCGCCGAGGTCCCGGCCGGCTGGACCAGCCGGTTCGGCCCGGACACCCGCGAGGCGTGCCTGGCCTACGTGGAGGAGCACTGGACCGACCTGAGGCCGCTCGGCCTGCGCGGCTGA
- a CDS encoding SAM-dependent methyltransferase, whose product MERIQLSALAHADHPIAAPVGEGTAQRLLHHAIRRPDAHVLDLGCGEGAWLLRALEANPGVTAVGVDVSDEGFDRTRELAARAGVADRLELRRQDVAAYESPRPADVVLSIGAAYAFGGLAPTLAAARRHLAEDGVLVLGDCFWEREPDPAVRAEMESGPQRYADLPTTVSHVVDDGWTPVHGHVSTLAEWDEYEWSWVGSLNRWALDHPGHPDRDQALRRAAAHRETWLGGYRGVLGFVLLVLRPTPAAPAPAGSGPAAPPPAGPTVSRA is encoded by the coding sequence GTGGAACGAATCCAACTCAGCGCCCTGGCGCACGCCGACCACCCGATAGCCGCGCCGGTCGGCGAGGGCACCGCGCAACGGCTGCTGCACCACGCGATCCGCCGCCCGGACGCGCACGTGCTGGACCTGGGCTGCGGCGAGGGCGCGTGGCTGCTGCGCGCGCTGGAGGCCAACCCCGGTGTCACGGCCGTGGGCGTGGACGTCTCCGACGAGGGGTTCGACCGCACCCGGGAACTGGCCGCGCGGGCGGGTGTGGCGGACCGGCTGGAGCTGCGCCGGCAGGACGTGGCGGCGTACGAGTCGCCGCGGCCGGCCGACGTGGTGCTCAGCATCGGCGCGGCCTACGCCTTCGGCGGCCTGGCGCCCACGCTCGCCGCCGCCCGGCGCCACCTCGCCGAGGACGGCGTGCTCGTGCTGGGCGACTGCTTCTGGGAGCGCGAGCCCGACCCGGCCGTCCGGGCGGAGATGGAGAGCGGGCCGCAGCGCTACGCCGACCTGCCCACCACGGTGTCGCACGTGGTCGACGACGGGTGGACGCCGGTGCACGGGCACGTCAGCACCCTGGCGGAGTGGGACGAGTACGAGTGGTCCTGGGTCGGTTCGCTGAACCGGTGGGCGCTGGACCACCCCGGGCACCCGGACCGCGACCAGGCCCTGCGCAGGGCGGCGGCACACCGCGAGACCTGGCTCGGCGGCTACCGCGGCGTGCTGGGCTTCGTGCTCCTGGTGCTGCGCCCCACGCCCGCGGCACCCGCGCCCGCAGGATCCGGGCCCGCAGCACCCCCGCCCGCGGGTCCCACCGTCTCGCGGGCGTGA
- a CDS encoding HAMP domain-containing protein has product MLEHRSRSPRRQVTLIAAVPVTAVAVLAAVFLENQGTRLEAAPLRETIMRVTAHVEPGGATGAHVPDPVRRRHCVNEASRVESGLLRTEDLVLGPEEVIRLGAAYHSVSYVPELSLWPFTDPYGIRHTRVFASDGELGPLPMPQESRRVDPKALDEVVVSAGDNAAEVRNRLAQAQRSLNQRVLLLIGLFAVVVWVATGRVLRPVEAIRREMADITEHDLSRRVPVPRTRNEIAELAGTVNATLDRLETALLGNLLDNARTRDTGGTLRATPDGPGARLVATLPLAPQDRAQPIHNRHPLPMSAQGEQTEGDRTDDALGSGGDRVGRGGAGGRARGRGRRCVRGGDRRHEGLRGDQGGRQGQDGVHGDRDAGLHRRGRVPDRRRGR; this is encoded by the coding sequence ATGCTGGAACACCGGTCACGTTCGCCGCGGAGGCAGGTCACGCTGATCGCCGCCGTGCCGGTGACCGCGGTGGCGGTGCTCGCCGCGGTGTTCCTGGAAAACCAGGGCACGAGGCTGGAGGCCGCGCCGCTGCGGGAGACGATCATGCGCGTCACCGCGCACGTCGAACCGGGCGGTGCGACCGGGGCGCACGTGCCGGACCCGGTGCGCCGGCGGCACTGCGTCAACGAGGCCAGCCGCGTCGAGTCGGGTCTCCTCAGGACCGAGGACCTCGTCCTGGGCCCGGAGGAGGTGATCCGCCTCGGCGCCGCGTACCACTCCGTCTCGTACGTGCCCGAGTTGTCGCTGTGGCCCTTCACCGACCCCTACGGCATCCGGCACACCCGCGTGTTCGCCTCGGACGGGGAGCTCGGCCCGCTGCCGATGCCGCAGGAGAGCAGGAGGGTCGACCCGAAGGCCCTCGACGAGGTGGTCGTGAGCGCCGGCGACAACGCGGCGGAGGTGCGGAACCGGCTCGCCCAGGCACAGCGGTCCCTCAACCAGCGGGTGCTGCTGCTGATCGGGTTGTTCGCGGTGGTGGTGTGGGTGGCGACGGGGCGGGTGTTGCGCCCGGTGGAGGCGATCCGCCGCGAGATGGCCGACATCACCGAGCACGACCTGTCCCGGCGTGTTCCGGTGCCCCGCACGCGCAATGAAATCGCGGAGCTGGCGGGCACGGTCAACGCGACCCTGGACCGGTTGGAAACGGCGCTGCTGGGCAACCTGCTCGACAACGCCCGCACCCGGGACACCGGCGGCACCCTCCGCGCCACCCCGGACGGCCCCGGCGCGCGACTGGTCGCGACCCTCCCCCTGGCCCCGCAGGACCGGGCACAACCGATCCACAACAGGCACCCCCTACCAATGTCCGCGCAAGGTGAGCAGACCGAGGGGGACAGGACCGATGATGCGTTGGGCAGTGGTGGGGACCGTGTCGGCCGCGGTGGCGCTGGGGGTCGCGCCCGCGGCCGTGGCCGGCGGTGCGTGCGAGGTGGGGATCGCCGACACGAAGGTCTACGAGGGGACCAAGGAGGGCGCCAAGGTCAAGATGGTGTTCACGGTGACCGCGACGCCGGGCTGCACCGGCGCGGTCGGGTTCCGGACCGTCGACGCGGGCGGTGA
- a CDS encoding Calx-beta domain-containing protein, whose translation MVFTVTATPGCTGAVGFRTVDAGGEGWASTPADYEAVDTVLQVVDGKAEQAQVWVVPDQATEPDEKVQVQLHDGKGLTVARPDAVGTILDDEGLVLEPHGGRIYWDVDRQYVEVPAGINAIARVPITARFRTADGTAVGGTHYVPVPDGVITFAEGADGAVVRVPLLPGAAADPGAYFVVEVFDPSAGTVGTPRVVVPVTP comes from the coding sequence ATGGTGTTCACGGTGACCGCGACGCCGGGCTGCACCGGCGCGGTCGGGTTCCGGACCGTCGACGCGGGCGGTGAGGGCTGGGCGAGCACCCCGGCGGACTACGAGGCCGTCGACACCGTGCTCCAGGTCGTCGACGGGAAGGCCGAGCAGGCGCAGGTGTGGGTGGTGCCGGACCAGGCGACCGAACCGGACGAGAAGGTGCAGGTCCAGCTGCACGACGGGAAGGGGCTGACCGTCGCCCGCCCGGACGCCGTCGGCACGATCCTCGACGACGAGGGCCTGGTCCTCGAACCGCACGGCGGGAGGATCTACTGGGACGTCGACCGGCAGTACGTCGAGGTGCCCGCGGGGATCAACGCGATCGCCCGGGTCCCGATCACCGCCCGCTTCCGCACCGCGGACGGCACGGCCGTGGGCGGGACGCACTACGTGCCCGTGCCGGACGGCGTGATCACCTTCGCGGAGGGGGCGGACGGCGCGGTCGTCCGGGTCCCGCTGCTGCCGGGGGCCGCGGCGGACCCGGGCGCGTACTTCGTCGTCGAGGTGTTCGACCCCTCGGCGGGCACCGTCGGCACGCCCCGGGTGGTCGTGCCGGTGACGCCCTGA
- a CDS encoding YciI family protein has translation MAKYLLLKHYRGAPAAVNDVPMEQWTPEEVSAHVRYMREFAARLEATGEFVDGQALAPEGTFVRYDGEGRPPVTDGPFAETKDLIAGWMVIDVDSYERAVELAGELSAAPGAGGKPIHEWLELRPFYAAPPTITE, from the coding sequence ATGGCCAAGTACCTGCTGCTCAAGCACTACCGCGGCGCCCCGGCGGCGGTCAACGACGTGCCCATGGAGCAGTGGACGCCCGAGGAGGTCTCGGCCCACGTGCGGTACATGCGCGAGTTCGCGGCCAGGCTGGAGGCGACCGGCGAGTTCGTCGACGGCCAGGCGCTCGCCCCGGAGGGCACGTTCGTCCGGTACGACGGCGAGGGGCGGCCGCCGGTGACCGACGGGCCGTTCGCCGAGACCAAGGACCTCATCGCCGGCTGGATGGTGATCGACGTCGACAGCTACGAGCGCGCCGTCGAGCTGGCCGGTGAGCTGTCGGCCGCGCCGGGCGCGGGCGGGAAGCCGATCCACGAGTGGCTGGAGCTGCGCCCGTTCTACGCCGCGCCGCCCACCATCACGGAGTGA
- a CDS encoding RNA polymerase sigma factor: MDEALVRSLTPSVLGILVRRGADFAAAEDAVQDALVEAVRTWPADPPRDPKGWLVAVAWRRFLDATRADTARRRREDSLDGEPAPGPAPGVDDTLQLYFLCAHPSLTPSSAVALTLRAVGGLTTGQIARAYLVPEATMAQRISRAKRTVSGVRFDRPGDVATVLRVLYLVFNEGYSGDVDLAAEAIRLTRQLAAAIDHPEPAGLLALMLLHHARRAARTAPDGSLVPLAEQDRGRWDTGAIAEGVAILQAALARDRLGEFQAQAAIAALHADAPTAEETDWVQVVEWYDELVRLTGSPVVRLNRAVAVGEADGPRAGLAALAALDDSLPRYAAVAAHLHERDGDLATAARLYVEAAHKAPNLAERAHLTRQAARLNGRSGR; the protein is encoded by the coding sequence ATGGACGAGGCCCTGGTCCGGAGCCTCACGCCGAGCGTGCTCGGCATCCTCGTCCGCCGCGGAGCCGACTTCGCGGCGGCCGAGGACGCCGTGCAGGACGCGCTGGTCGAGGCGGTCCGCACCTGGCCCGCCGACCCGCCGCGCGACCCGAAGGGCTGGCTGGTCGCGGTGGCCTGGCGCCGGTTCCTCGACGCGACCCGGGCGGACACCGCCCGCCGCAGGCGCGAGGACTCCCTCGACGGGGAACCGGCGCCCGGTCCCGCGCCCGGCGTGGACGACACGCTCCAGCTCTACTTCCTGTGCGCCCACCCGTCGCTGACGCCGTCGTCCGCGGTCGCGCTCACCCTGCGCGCCGTCGGCGGGCTGACCACCGGCCAGATCGCCCGGGCCTACCTGGTGCCCGAGGCGACCATGGCGCAGCGCATCAGCCGGGCCAAGCGCACCGTCTCCGGCGTGCGGTTCGACCGGCCCGGGGACGTCGCCACCGTGCTGCGCGTCCTCTACCTGGTGTTCAACGAGGGCTACTCCGGCGACGTCGACCTGGCCGCCGAGGCCATCCGGCTCACCCGGCAGCTCGCGGCCGCGATCGACCACCCGGAGCCCGCGGGGCTGCTCGCCCTCATGCTGCTCCACCACGCCCGGCGCGCGGCCCGGACCGCCCCCGACGGCAGCCTGGTGCCGCTGGCCGAGCAGGACCGCGGCCGGTGGGACACCGGGGCCATCGCCGAGGGCGTCGCGATCCTCCAGGCGGCCCTGGCCCGCGACCGGCTCGGCGAGTTCCAGGCCCAGGCCGCCATCGCGGCGCTCCACGCCGACGCGCCCACCGCCGAGGAGACCGACTGGGTGCAGGTCGTCGAGTGGTACGACGAGCTGGTGCGCCTGACCGGCAGCCCGGTCGTCCGGCTCAACCGCGCGGTGGCCGTGGGGGAGGCCGACGGCCCGCGCGCCGGCCTGGCCGCGCTCGCGGCGCTGGACGACTCGCTGCCCCGGTACGCCGCGGTGGCGGCGCACCTCCACGAACGCGACGGTGACCTGGCGACGGCGGCACGGCTGTACGTCGAGGCGGCCCACAAGGCGCCCAACCTGGCCGAGCGCGCCCACCTGACGCGCCAGGCGGCGCGGCTCAACGGGCGCTCGGGGAGGTGA